DNA sequence from the Asticcacaulis sp. AND118 genome:
ATGCTGACGCCCGATGGCGAGGCGGTTTCCGGCAACTCCGCCCTGCGCGCCTATCGCTTCAAGATGGAAGAGGCCATCCCGCCCTATCTGATCGCGCTGGCCATCGGCGATATCGCCTTCCGCCCGACGGGCAAACGCACCGGCGTCTATGCCGAAAAAGCGATGATCGAGCGATCGGCCACGGAACTGTCCGACCTCGAACAATTCGTCGCTGCGGCTGAAAAGCTTTATGGCGAATACCGCTGGGGCCGCTATGACGTACTGATCCTGCCGCCCTCCTTCCCCTTCGGCGGCATGGAAAACCCGCGCCTCACCTTCGCCACCCCGACCATTCTGGCCGGCGACAAGTCGCTGGTCTCGCTGATCGCGCACGAACTGGCGCATTCGTGGTCGGGCAATCTGGTGACCAACGCCACCTGGGACGATTTCTGGCTCAACGAAGGCTTCACCAGCTATTTCGAGAACCGCATCATGGAGGAGATGTACGGCAAGGACCGCGCCCTCATGCTGCAAAGCCTGGGCTACACCAGCCTGCAGGCCGAACTGGCCGACATCAAGGAACCGGGCCTGACCCAGTTGCACACCGACCTCAAGGGGCGCGACCCCGACGACGGTTTCTCGGAAATTCCCTACGAAAAAGGCGCGGCCTTAGTGCGCCTGCTGGAACAGACCTATGGCCGCAAGAAGTTCGATGCGTGGCTGAAGGGCTATTTCACCCGCTACGCCTTCAAGAGCATGACCACGGCGGGCTTCGTCGAGGATCTGCGCGAAACCCTGCTCAAGGGTGATCCGGGGGCGGAAGATCGCCTCAAGCTGAACGAATGGCTGTACAAGCCGGGCCTGCCGTCAAACGCCATCCGCCCGCTGTCCGAGGCTTTCAACAAGGTCGAGATGCAAGCCGAGGCCTTTGCCAAAGGCACGCCTGCCAAGTCTCTGCTGACCGAAGGGTGGGTGACGCAGGAGTGGCAGCATTTCATCGAGTCCCTGCCCGATAATCTGACAGCGGAGCAGTTGAAGGACCTTGACGCGGCCTTCGGTTTCACCACGTCGCGTAATTCGGAAATCCTGTTCGCCTGGCTTAAAGTGGCTATCGCCCAGCATTACGAACCGGCCATGCCGGCGCTGGAAAACTTCCTGACCTCTCAGGGCCGCCGCAAGTTCGTCTCGCCGTTGTTCACCGCCCTGATGGCGCAAAAGGGCTGGGGCGTTGAGATGGCCCGGCGCGTCTATGCCGAAGCCCGCCCGCTCTATCATGCGGTGACGCGCGCGACTGTGGACGGTATCGTAAAGTAGAGCGATCCTTAAGGTTTAGGGCGTAGGATGCGCGGAATTTCATCCTACCGCGCCCGTCCCATGTCCACGCCAGAGACCAAATCCGTGCTGATCGTCGACGACCATGAGGTCAATCGGCGCATTGCGGGCCTGTTCCTGCAACCCCTGGGCTGGACGGCGGTCATGGCAGCGGATGGGGCGCAGGCGCTCGATATCGCCGCGCATCAGCGTTTCGACGTAATTCTGATGGACATGGTGATGCCCGGCCTGAACGGCATCCAGACCACAGCGGCCCTGCGCGATCCCGACAGTCTGAACGGCGACACGCCGGTCATCGCCGTCACCGGTACAGACTATAATCGCGCCGAATGGGCGGCGGTGGGGGTGACGCAGTTCGTGATAAAGCCCGTCGATCCGGATGATCTGATCACCGCCGTCGAAGAGGCCATCCGCCCCGGCCGGCGAAGGGTGACGGCTTAACGCTTGACGTCGAAGCCGTCGTCGCTGAGGAAGCCTTCCAGTTCGGCAACCGTGGCCAGGGCGAAATCGCCCGGCATGGCGTGCTTCAGGCAGCCGCCGGCGATGCCGTAGTCCAGCGCTTCCTTGTCCGATTTGCCGCTCAGTAGGCCGTGCAGCACACCCGCCGCAAAGGCGTCGCCGCCGCCGATCCGGTCGATTATGCGCGCGATGTCGTAGGTCCGCGTTTCCAGCGTTTCCTTCCGCGTATACATCAGCCCGGCCAGACGGTTGTGGTCGACATTGACCTGTTCGCGGCGCGTGCAGATCAGGCGTTGCAGGTCGGGGAAGGCGCTGAAAGCGTGGTCCGCTGCGGCGCGGCTGCGCTCGTGACTGCCTGCCTCGCCGGGGAAGGTGGTCTTGAACACCAGTTCGATGTCGCGATAGCCGCCGAAGATCAGGTCGGCCTGCGCCATCAGTTGCGGGATCAGGCTGGGAGCGTCACCGCCCCACGCTTCCCACAGCTTCGGGCGATAGTTGCAATCGAAGGAGACCTTTATGCCCAGGGTGCGGGCGATCTGCATGGCCTTCAACGCCCCCTGAAAGGCGTTAAGCCCCAGCGCCGCGGTCACGCCCGAAACGTGCAGCCACGACGCACCGTCAAGCAGCCTGGCCCAGTCGAAGGCCGAGAAGTCCGCCGTCGCGAAGGCCGAACCGGCGCGATCGTACAGAATGTCGGACGGACGGTGGATGCCGCCGGTCGTCAGAAAATACAGCCCCATGCGCCCGGCTGCCGTCGAGACGCGCGCGGCGTCGACGCCGAAATATCGCAACTGCCCCACGGCGGCCTGCCCCAGATCGTTGTCCGGCACAACGCTGATCATGCGCGTGGCGTGGCCCAGACGCGCCAAGCCGACCGCCACATTGGCTTCGGCTCCACCGACATACGGCGTCAGTTCCGGCAGGGTGTAGAGCGGATCGCGCCCGGCCGTCGACAGGCGGATCAGCAGTTCCCCGAAACAGGTGAAGGCTTTGGTCATGGCAGCATTCCGTTGGCTTTATTGTTGTCTGTAAGGCTTTAGAGCGCATCCCAAAAAGTGTGAAGCGGTTTTTGGATTTGGATGCGCGAAAGCAATGTGAACTGGGGTCCAGCCCCGCTTAAAAAAAAGAGACGCCGGAATGCACCGGCGCCTCAGGATTCCGCCCTTCCGGGGGCGGCCGTGACAAAGGAACGCTTACGCTTACAAATCTAGCGCGGGATGATTTCAGATAGAAACATCATCCCACTCTAGTTTTTTGAGTGGTCGCGCAATTTTTCGGAAAAGTGGTATCCACTTTATCGGATTGCGCCTTAGTACTTGTAACGGAAGCCGAGATAGTACTGACGGCCCGGATGCGAGTAATCGAGCAGCAGGTCGTTGGCGGTGTTACCCTGCGCCGTGTTATAGGACACGTAGCGGTCGTCGTATTCATCGGTCAGATTGATGCCTTCCAGAACCACCGTGAAGTGCTTGTTGACCTTGTAGGTGATCTGCGTATCGACGTTGAGCGTCTCGTTCTTGCCGGAGAAGTCGGCGCCCGAACCGGGGTTCAACTGTACCAGATAACCCGCCCGGTAGGACGTGGCGACGCGCGCCGAGAGCTTTTCATCTTCATAGTAGAAGGTGACGTTATACGACTCCGGCGATAGGCCCAGCAGGTTCTCGCGGCGATAGGTCGTAGCCGTCGCCGAGGTCGAGACGACGTAGTTGATCTTCGATTCCACGTGCGTGTAGTTGAACACGCCGCCGGTGTGTGACAGGAAGCCCGGCAGGAAGGTGAAGGGCAGTTGCAGCGAAACCTCGTAGCCCTTGAGCTTGCCGCCCGGTGTGTTGACCGGCTGGGTGACGGTGTAAGACGTTGCGCCCGTTTGCCCCGTACCGGCCAGCAGATCTTCGCCGAAGCCGGTTTCCGAGAAAGGAATGACCCGCGCCAGATTCTGGATATAGGACTTGATGTCCTTTTCGAAGAAACCGACGGTGAACAGGGTGTCCTTGTTCGGATACCATTCGAAGCTCAGGTCCATCGTATTGGCCCGTACCGGATCGAGATAGGGGTTGCCGATCGACAGGGTTTGCGAAGAGGTCGTGATCGAACCGCCCGGCGACAGGCTGGCCAGGGTCGGACGCGCCATGGTCTTGGCTGCAGCAAAGCGGACGAAGATATTCTCGACCGGCTCGACGACGACGTTCAACGCCGGCAATGTGTCCGAATAGCTGCGTTCGATCGTGGTAAGGATCGCTTCGGTGCCCTTGCCGATATAACCCGACACGCGCTGATTGGTATCGGCCTTGCGCACGCCGATATTACCGCGCACCGGGATCGCCCCGAACTCGGTATTGAAATCAAGCTGGATATAGGCGGTTTCGTCACGCTCATGCGCCTCGCGATTGTTAGCGCGCGAGGACGAGTTGGTCGTGTTGACGGTGAAGGTGCCGTACTGGTTGGTGCAGCGGCAATCATAGCCGAAGGTCGAACGGATCAGGTCCAGATTAGGGATCAGGAAGGTGTTGCCTGCGACCGAAACGCTCTGGGCATATTTGCCGAGATCGGCCTGAATGGCATTGACCAGGCCCGCCGAATAGCTGGTGCCGGTGGCCGCACGGTGCGCCGCCTCATCGCGCGTATTGGGGTTGGAGGTATAGCGACCCCACTCGATGGACTGGAAGTCGTACTTTTTGCTCGATGCACCGAACTTGATCTTGAAGACGTCGTTCAGATCGTAGTTGAAGTCGATCTTGGTCGTAGAGAACTTGTTCTCGACGCTTTGCGGACGAATGCGGATCAGCGACGCGTCACCCAGAGCCGCGCTGGCGGCCGGGTTGGTGGCCGTGGTGTTGGGCGTATAGCTCCAGTAGCCGGCCTGATCCGGTGTGAAGCCGTTCTTGGTGCCGTAGTTGAACTTCGGCGCGGTCTTGTCGGTGAAGTCGTAGGAATAGCCCTGAACGTCATAGGCGTCGAAGGTGAAGGTCGTCTGTTCGGGATTATCCTGCAGCGAGTTTGAGGCACCGACCAGAACCTTCATCTTCAGCTTTTCGCCAATGTCCTGTTCCCAGGTCAGGTTGAGCTGTTTGAAGGTGGTCTTCAGTTCGTCGAAACGTTGCTCAGCGCGGACGTCAACATCGTTGAACGTACCCTTGACCATCGTGCCCTGGCTGTCGATCTCGTAATTATAGACGTCGGTCTTGGGCAGGCCCTGGCCGTTGCGGCTGAATGAGATGGCTTCGATTTCGTATTCCTGACGGTTCGACTCGAAGCTCGCATACATGGCGTCGAGCGTGATCAGCGTGCCTTCGAACGGACGCATCTGGAACGCACCGGTGACACCCAGACGCTTTTGATCCTGAATCAGACGCGAATAGCGCGGAATGCGCGGGTGCATGGCGCGGCTGATCTTCTGCGCCTCGCCGGTGAGGGCCGGGTTGGTCGAATGGGTTTCGGTGGTGTTGCAGGCGGCGTTGGCATTGGTGCAGGCCGCGATATTGTTCCAGGTCGTACCGCCGTCAGTCGAGAAGCGTTCGAAACGCCCGACGTTAGACGCTGAATAGGCGTTTTCCCAGCGCGTGGTGTTCGGGCCTTCTTCATTGACCATGCGTTCGCCATAGGCGACCGAGAGCAGCGCCCCCAGCTTGCCGTCGGCCCAGCGGTTGGATACGAGGAAAGTGCCGCGCGGCGAGGTGTCTTTCGACAGGTCGTTATAGCCCAACTGGCCCGACCCGGCCATGGTGAAGCCCTTATAGTCGAACGGCCGGGCAGTGCGCAGGTCAACCGTAGCGCCCAGCGAACCTTCTTCGATCTCAGCCGACAACGACTTGCGGACGGTAAGCGAATTGAACAGTTCCGCTGCGAAAACATTGAAGTCGAAGCCGCGGCCGCGGTTAGCACCGCCGGACACGTCCTTACCGCCTGCGGTGGCCAGCGCTTCCAGTTCATTGAGACGCACGCGGGTGAATTCGGAGTTCAGACCGCGCACCGTGATGGTGCGGCCTTCGCCGCCGTCGCGATCGATGGCCACGCCCGGCACGCGCTGCAGCGACTCGGCCAGGTTCAGGTCCGGAAACTGAGCGATGTCGTCGGATTTGATGACATCGACCATATCGTTCGAGCGGCGCTTTTCGCTGATCGAGCTTTGCAGCGAGTTGCGAAAGCCCGTCACGACAACGGTTTCGACATCCTCCTGCGCGGTCGGGGCCGTCTCTTGGGCCATGGCGCCGGTGGCCATGAGCGCCAGCACGGAAACGCTATAGCGGGCGATCGCAGACGCAGTTCGACTGTGGTTTGACTTGGTTTTCATAACTTAGCTCCCCGTTCAGCCCGGTCCGCACTCTTGTGGCGCGATACGCAGGCATTGGACGCCCGGTTGCGGGCATTTTTTCAATTTTGACATGACACCGGTGTCAAAAACGCATGGTAACCGGTGTCAACGCAACTTAGGTAGACATAACCGCGCCTAAAAGACAAGCGGCTTCGTTCAGGTTGATAAAAAAGGTGGCAAATCTGCCATAGGTTTCACTCCCCGTTCGTCCTGACGCTCTTTTACAGGCGTCAATGCCGGGATATTCGACCCGGGGATTTAAAAAAGCCTGAACGCAGGACGGCGGCGGTCCCAAGTCCATAGCCAAGACCGTCGCCGTGATAAAAACATCACTTGTCAGGTTCAACCCAGTTCGGGGCGCGCCTCGGTCAGGGTAACGGTCTTCAGCGCGATCTGCGTCGTTTCGTGGTGAGGACCCGAATAGGTCACCACCGAGGATTGCCCGGCCAGAATATCGTGGATGCCGGTCGTCGCACCCGACGAGATCAGTTGCCCGGCCTTCAACGGTCGACCGCGCGCCGCCAGATGCCCGGCCAGCCAGGCAATGGCCTTCAGCGGGCCGCCCGGCATGGTGAACAGACCGCCCTCGCCGATCACCTGACCGTCGATTTCGGTGACGGCCTTATAGCCTTTCACCCTGGCTTCGCTGAGGTCTTCGACCGTGCTCGACGCCTCGAACGACGCCAGTTGCGCCCCCAGGATCAGGCCGAAATTATTGCCGAAGTCCGACGCCACGACCGTAGGCCCCAGCTTGTTGATGGTCGGCAGCGGCGAGCCGGCCATTTCGACGCCGGCGAACAGGGCGTCGATCAGCCCCAGCGCTTCAGCTTCGCTATAGTCGGTCTTGCCAGGTTCGGCGTCCTTGCCGATGCGGAAGACGAATTCGGCCTCGACGGCGGCAAAGCCGTTTTCGAAGACCGGTATTTCGACCTCGCCCTCGGCGGGCTTGAACAGGGTGTCGAAGACCGGCCCGGCCAGACGCTCGGTGCCGTGCTCGGCCTGACGCTCAGGGGCCAGACGGCCGATCTTCCAGCCGACGACCGGACGGTCCCACAGCTTGATCGCCTCTTCCTGAATAGCGTAGGAATCGCTCAGGACCGAAGGGATCTGACCCGGATAGTCGCTCAGGGCGCGCGCGGCGCGGCGGGCAGAAACAAAGTTTTGCGCAATGTCTTTGAGGCTCATGGTTTTAGTCCTTTGTTCTGATCCCTTCGGACAGCGCCCACATGAGGGCGCCCACACCTTTAGGATCGTTGGGGGTAATTTTTTCGGAGAGGTAGTAGTCGTAGGAACCGTCGCGGTACGGCACGTTGCCGAGGCCGGCCACGCCGCAAATGCCGTTCAGCGCGCCCGGCGTCACGAAGCGCGCACAGACGGCTTTCAGCGATTCCACGCCTGTTGCGACGGCGGATTGCGGCAGGATGCCGAGACGTCCGGCCTTCATCAGGCCGTAGGCGACCATCAGCGAGGCCGAGGCTTCTTCGTAATTGCCTTGGCGCTGGCCCTGATCGACGACCTGATACCACAGGCCGTTTTCGGAGCGGAATTTCAACAAGGTGGTCAGCGTGCGTTTGGCGATGTCGGCGATGTCGGCGCGCAGGCTTTCGCTGAACCCTTCCGAAGCCTCATACACATCAACCAGCGCCCCGACCCACCAGCCCATGGCCCGGCCCCAGACATTAGCGGACAGACCGGTCTGTTTATCTGCCCAGCGCTCAGCGCGGCTTTCGTCCCAACCGTGGGCGTAAAGGCCATTGTCCTTTTGCAGGGTGTGATCGACGAAACGGAACTGCGCCACCGTGTCGGCGAACAACGCCTCGTCATTGGTGATGCGGGCGTATTCGGTCTGGAACGGCTGGGCCATGAACAGCCCGTCGAGCCAGACCTGATGCGGATAGATTTGCTTGTGCCAGTAGTTGCCGGACCGGGTGCGGGGGTGGTCCTTAAGTTGCGCGAACTGCACGTCCATCGCCTCGCGAAAGCGCGCTTCACCGGTAATGGCGTACAGCGGAAACAAAATCTTCCCGCCATTGACGTTGTCGATATTGTACTCGGATGGCCTGAAGGTCGGCATCGTTCCGTCGGGCAGGACGCGGCTCTGCATCTCACCCAGCACATAGTCGAGGAAGGCGCGATCCTGCGTCACCTGATAGAGGTCGAGCGCACCCTTCCACACCACGCCGTCCTCATAATTCCAGTGAGGTCGGTAAGGCGTCCAACTCCGGAAATAGCCGGCGATGAAGGCCGGCACATCGACGCCGAACCGCGACAGCGCATCCTGCGTTTGCGCCGACAGGTCGAAGGCGCGTTCCACAGGGGCCGCGGCGACATCGACGGGGATGTTGTGTTTCAGGTCGAGCATGTGACGTTTTCCAATATCAGGGTTTCGCCGCTCTGGCCCTCGATGTCCAGCGCGTTTACATGAAGATTTCGCACATTGGCGATCAGGCCGCCCAAGCGCGCGACCGGCACGATGGAGGCAGCCATGTCGGGTTCGCCCGGTTCCGCATGCGGATCGAAGCGCAAACGGATATGATCGAGCGTCAAGCCATCGACCGGCTGTTCCGGCAGGCCCAGCACATAGAGTCCAGCATGGCGGATTCCGTTCGCTTCGATGTGGCTCAGGGCAATGCCGCCCAGGTTGGGCGTGCCCTCATCCACCGGACGCGCTTGACGATCGGCCACATGGTCGGTTTTGCCGTCCGGATCGCACCAGTAAAAGCTGTTGATCACAAAGGCCGTGCCGACGCCTTCCATGCGGATGTACCGGCAATCGAGCCCTTGCACCACAGCGTCACGCCCGCGTCCGCGCCTTGTTTTCAAACGGATGCCGCGATCTGTATTAATGAACAGACAGGTCTGTACTAACACGTCATAAACACCTGACGCCATCTCCGAACCGATGACAATGGCGCCATGACCGTCCTGCATCCGGCAGTTGGAAATACGCACGCGACGCGTTGGACGCACGCCGCGCCGTGCCATGCTGATCTTGCCCGACTTCAACGCGATGCAGTCGTCCCCCACCGCAAAATCGATCCCGCAAATGGTGACGTCGGAACAGCTTTCCGGATTGAGGCCGTCCGTATTGGGACTGTCGGCCGGGGCTTCGATGCGCAACCCGGCAAAGGTCAGGGAACGCGACATCATTGGGTGGACCGTCCAGGACGGACTGTTTTTCAGGGTCAGCCCCTCCAGTATGACCTGCTCGCAATCGACCATAAAGATCAGTCGCGGCCGCCAGCCTTCGAAACGCGCCTTGGGCCTCCTCCACCAGGTGTCGAACCCGGCCTGACCGTCGATCAGGCCGCGTCCGTAAATCTGAACATTGTGCAGAAACAGCAGATTGAACAGGGCCGCGTGGCAGGTGTCCGCCTCACCTTCCCATGAACCGAGACAGCTCCGTTCTTCGCCATCCGCATCGGGGAGTATGCCCGGCAATACCGGCCATTTCGACACGTCGCGATGACCGAGTATGTCCGCCCCCTCGGCCAGTTCCACCGCCATATCGCTCTTGAGAAACAGCGGGGCCGTCAGATACCGGCCTGCCGGCACGCGCACCAGCCCGCCGCGCGGACAGGCCGACAGCGCCGCCTGCAAGGCCGCCGTATCGTCGCTGACGCCATCGCCCTTGGCTCCGAAGGCGCGCGGATCGACCACCACCTTGCACATGGCGGTGCGGACCACCAGAATGTCGTGGCCGATCTGCACTTCGTAATTGGTGTCGGGCCGCAGGTCGTAAAGCGAGAAGACATTTCTGTCTGTTTGCAGCGCCACCGCGCCGTCGACCCTGATTTCGCGGGGCGTGGCGGCGGTCCAGATCGTCCCGTCGTCCACCTCGAAGGTCAGGGCCGTCGGCAGGACAGCGATGCAGCGCAGTCCATTCATCTCACCACGCGATGCAGGATGGCATTGATGTCGTCATAAAGCCGGTCGCCCGCCTCGCGCTCGCTCAGGCGGCCGTAACCCAGCGCTTCCAGAATGTCCTGAAAGCCGTCGCGCACGCGCGGATGCTCGAACCACGGGCTTTCGACCACATTGATCTGCGCCGCCCCCAGTTGCGCCTCGCTCTGCTGCTGAAGCGGCGTAATCAGGCCTTCATTGCTGAGCAGGGTGCGACCGGCCTGCGATACCGGCACGCCGCGCTTCAGACCCATGGCCCGGATGCCTTCGGGATCGTTGAGCAGGAAATCGATCAGCATGGCCGCTTCGTCCGGGTACGGAGTCGTGGCGTTCACCGCAAACATCATCGACGGGCGATACATCATCCCGGCGTCCTTCGCACCGGGCCGCAGCAGGTATGGTGCCAGCGCGATGGTCTGTTTACCGGCCAGCGTATCGCTGTATTTATCGATCGTACTGTTCCACATGAAGACGCCGGCGAATTGCCCGTTGATCCACGGGCGCATTTCCTGTTGCGCGACATTGCCGTAGGAGGCGCGGACCTGAGCGCTGGGCCAGACATGGTCGCGCGTCATGCGCGCGTACAGCCCGGCGAAATCGTGCATGTCCTTTCGCGAGCAGTTCAGCGATTTGCTGTCTGCATTGATCAGCGGCTTGCCCGTACCCTGCACCACATAGGTGCGGGCCATGGCGATGAACTCCAGAAACAGGCCGTCGATCGGGTAATAGCCGTCACCCAGTTTCGCCTTGAACTGCGGCCCGCGCGCGAACAGCTCGTCCCACGTCGTCGGCAGGCTCAGTCCCGCTTTTTGATAAGTCGTCTGGTTCATATAGAACAGCCGTGCGGCGTTTGACACGGCGATGGCGTTGAGCACGCCCTTATTGGTGCCCATGCCAAGCGTTCGGGTGTCGAACTGGCTGAGGTCGATCTTGTC
Encoded proteins:
- a CDS encoding M1 family metallopeptidase encodes the protein MGIRTMRATGFTPNRRTATIGLMAALMGTTFLTACEPKVQPASDDSAPLALVRSARDVHSYAEPNVARVRHVDLDLTADFRARVLKGTAALTLETAPTATQVVLDTKALAIEGVTDASGNPLKYTLGKPHPIFGAPLTIELPQGAQKVVVKYATTADTQALQWLDPSQTEGKQHPFLLSQGQSILTRTWIPTQDSPAVRQTYSAIIRVPTALKAVMSAEMLTPDGEAVSGNSALRAYRFKMEEAIPPYLIALAIGDIAFRPTGKRTGVYAEKAMIERSATELSDLEQFVAAAEKLYGEYRWGRYDVLILPPSFPFGGMENPRLTFATPTILAGDKSLVSLIAHELAHSWSGNLVTNATWDDFWLNEGFTSYFENRIMEEMYGKDRALMLQSLGYTSLQAELADIKEPGLTQLHTDLKGRDPDDGFSEIPYEKGAALVRLLEQTYGRKKFDAWLKGYFTRYAFKSMTTAGFVEDLRETLLKGDPGAEDRLKLNEWLYKPGLPSNAIRPLSEAFNKVEMQAEAFAKGTPAKSLLTEGWVTQEWQHFIESLPDNLTAEQLKDLDAAFGFTTSRNSEILFAWLKVAIAQHYEPAMPALENFLTSQGRRKFVSPLFTALMAQKGWGVEMARRVYAEARPLYHAVTRATVDGIVK
- a CDS encoding response regulator, which gives rise to MSTPETKSVLIVDDHEVNRRIAGLFLQPLGWTAVMAADGAQALDIAAHQRFDVILMDMVMPGLNGIQTTAALRDPDSLNGDTPVIAVTGTDYNRAEWAAVGVTQFVIKPVDPDDLITAVEEAIRPGRRRVTA
- a CDS encoding sugar kinase, whose product is MTKAFTCFGELLIRLSTAGRDPLYTLPELTPYVGGAEANVAVGLARLGHATRMISVVPDNDLGQAAVGQLRYFGVDAARVSTAAGRMGLYFLTTGGIHRPSDILYDRAGSAFATADFSAFDWARLLDGASWLHVSGVTAALGLNAFQGALKAMQIARTLGIKVSFDCNYRPKLWEAWGGDAPSLIPQLMAQADLIFGGYRDIELVFKTTFPGEAGSHERSRAAADHAFSAFPDLQRLICTRREQVNVDHNRLAGLMYTRKETLETRTYDIARIIDRIGGGDAFAAGVLHGLLSGKSDKEALDYGIAGGCLKHAMPGDFALATVAELEGFLSDDGFDVKR
- a CDS encoding TonB-dependent receptor, with translation MKTKSNHSRTASAIARYSVSVLALMATGAMAQETAPTAQEDVETVVVTGFRNSLQSSISEKRRSNDMVDVIKSDDIAQFPDLNLAESLQRVPGVAIDRDGGEGRTITVRGLNSEFTRVRLNELEALATAGGKDVSGGANRGRGFDFNVFAAELFNSLTVRKSLSAEIEEGSLGATVDLRTARPFDYKGFTMAGSGQLGYNDLSKDTSPRGTFLVSNRWADGKLGALLSVAYGERMVNEEGPNTTRWENAYSASNVGRFERFSTDGGTTWNNIAACTNANAACNTTETHSTNPALTGEAQKISRAMHPRIPRYSRLIQDQKRLGVTGAFQMRPFEGTLITLDAMYASFESNRQEYEIEAISFSRNGQGLPKTDVYNYEIDSQGTMVKGTFNDVDVRAEQRFDELKTTFKQLNLTWEQDIGEKLKMKVLVGASNSLQDNPEQTTFTFDAYDVQGYSYDFTDKTAPKFNYGTKNGFTPDQAGYWSYTPNTTATNPAASAALGDASLIRIRPQSVENKFSTTKIDFNYDLNDVFKIKFGASSKKYDFQSIEWGRYTSNPNTRDEAAHRAATGTSYSAGLVNAIQADLGKYAQSVSVAGNTFLIPNLDLIRSTFGYDCRCTNQYGTFTVNTTNSSSRANNREAHERDETAYIQLDFNTEFGAIPVRGNIGVRKADTNQRVSGYIGKGTEAILTTIERSYSDTLPALNVVVEPVENIFVRFAAAKTMARPTLASLSPGGSITTSSQTLSIGNPYLDPVRANTMDLSFEWYPNKDTLFTVGFFEKDIKSYIQNLARVIPFSETGFGEDLLAGTGQTGATSYTVTQPVNTPGGKLKGYEVSLQLPFTFLPGFLSHTGGVFNYTHVESKINYVVSTSATATTYRRENLLGLSPESYNVTFYYEDEKLSARVATSYRAGYLVQLNPGSGADFSGKNETLNVDTQITYKVNKHFTVVLEGINLTDEYDDRYVSYNTAQGNTANDLLLDYSHPGRQYYLGFRYKY
- a CDS encoding 2-keto-4-pentenoate hydratase, encoding MSLKDIAQNFVSARRAARALSDYPGQIPSVLSDSYAIQEEAIKLWDRPVVGWKIGRLAPERQAEHGTERLAGPVFDTLFKPAEGEVEIPVFENGFAAVEAEFVFRIGKDAEPGKTDYSEAEALGLIDALFAGVEMAGSPLPTINKLGPTVVASDFGNNFGLILGAQLASFEASSTVEDLSEARVKGYKAVTEIDGQVIGEGGLFTMPGGPLKAIAWLAGHLAARGRPLKAGQLISSGATTGIHDILAGQSSVVTYSGPHHETTQIALKTVTLTEARPELG
- a CDS encoding glycoside hydrolase family 105 protein, which codes for MLDLKHNIPVDVAAAPVERAFDLSAQTQDALSRFGVDVPAFIAGYFRSWTPYRPHWNYEDGVVWKGALDLYQVTQDRAFLDYVLGEMQSRVLPDGTMPTFRPSEYNIDNVNGGKILFPLYAITGEARFREAMDVQFAQLKDHPRTRSGNYWHKQIYPHQVWLDGLFMAQPFQTEYARITNDEALFADTVAQFRFVDHTLQKDNGLYAHGWDESRAERWADKQTGLSANVWGRAMGWWVGALVDVYEASEGFSESLRADIADIAKRTLTTLLKFRSENGLWYQVVDQGQRQGNYEEASASLMVAYGLMKAGRLGILPQSAVATGVESLKAVCARFVTPGALNGICGVAGLGNVPYRDGSYDYYLSEKITPNDPKGVGALMWALSEGIRTKD
- a CDS encoding glycoside hydrolase family 28 protein, translating into MNGLRCIAVLPTALTFEVDDGTIWTAATPREIRVDGAVALQTDRNVFSLYDLRPDTNYEVQIGHDILVVRTAMCKVVVDPRAFGAKGDGVSDDTAALQAALSACPRGGLVRVPAGRYLTAPLFLKSDMAVELAEGADILGHRDVSKWPVLPGILPDADGEERSCLGSWEGEADTCHAALFNLLFLHNVQIYGRGLIDGQAGFDTWWRRPKARFEGWRPRLIFMVDCEQVILEGLTLKNSPSWTVHPMMSRSLTFAGLRIEAPADSPNTDGLNPESCSDVTICGIDFAVGDDCIALKSGKISMARRGVRPTRRVRISNCRMQDGHGAIVIGSEMASGVYDVLVQTCLFINTDRGIRLKTRRGRGRDAVVQGLDCRYIRMEGVGTAFVINSFYWCDPDGKTDHVADRQARPVDEGTPNLGGIALSHIEANGIRHAGLYVLGLPEQPVDGLTLDHIRLRFDPHAEPGEPDMAASIVPVARLGGLIANVRNLHVNALDIEGQSGETLILENVTCST
- a CDS encoding ABC transporter substrate-binding protein is translated as MDAYRHHRRFVLLGASAAALTACSKPRPAPSSGRELRMSWWGGSSAHKATLEALRLFEEKHGIRVRGEYTGFAGHLERLTTQIAGGTAPDVMQINWYWQTLFSRDGTGFFDLAKLSDKIDLSQFDTRTLGMGTNKGVLNAIAVSNAARLFYMNQTTYQKAGLSLPTTWDELFARGPQFKAKLGDGYYPIDGLFLEFIAMARTYVVQGTGKPLINADSKSLNCSRKDMHDFAGLYARMTRDHVWPSAQVRASYGNVAQQEMRPWINGQFAGVFMWNSTIDKYSDTLAGKQTIALAPYLLRPGAKDAGMMYRPSMMFAVNATTPYPDEAAMLIDFLLNDPEGIRAMGLKRGVPVSQAGRTLLSNEGLITPLQQQSEAQLGAAQINVVESPWFEHPRVRDGFQDILEALGYGRLSEREAGDRLYDDINAILHRVVR